A portion of the Algisphaera agarilytica genome contains these proteins:
- a CDS encoding ThuA domain-containing protein — MSDSPIRLAVIIGDHPFDVPAFYDMLRSMPDVDPYVQNLEDFTADFGKVAETYDVVLFYNFHQNDPAKELPWFKRDIFEGLEKLGRPGQGVFLLHHGCVAFKQWQVWTELSGWPQRGLIPHHDETVNTFVADRDHPVTAGVDDWTMTDETYEMPDVKEADGNHILLTTDHPKSCKPLAWTRTFGESDVLCYLAGHDGEALGHTNVRRIIHQGIKWLAGRSG; from the coding sequence ATGAGTGATTCCCCTATCCGCCTGGCCGTGATCATCGGCGATCACCCGTTCGATGTCCCCGCGTTCTACGACATGTTGCGGTCGATGCCGGACGTGGATCCGTATGTGCAGAACCTCGAAGACTTCACCGCCGACTTCGGCAAGGTCGCCGAGACCTACGACGTGGTGCTGTTCTACAACTTCCACCAGAACGACCCGGCTAAGGAATTGCCTTGGTTCAAGCGCGACATCTTCGAAGGGCTCGAAAAACTCGGCCGACCCGGGCAAGGGGTTTTCCTGTTGCACCACGGCTGCGTCGCCTTCAAACAATGGCAAGTCTGGACCGAGCTCTCGGGTTGGCCCCAGCGTGGCTTGATTCCGCACCACGACGAGACGGTCAACACCTTCGTCGCCGACCGCGACCACCCCGTGACGGCGGGCGTGGACGACTGGACCATGACCGACGAGACCTACGAGATGCCGGACGTGAAGGAAGCCGACGGCAACCACATCCTGCTCACCACCGACCACCCCAAGAGCTGCAAGCCGTTGGCGTGGACGCGGACGTTCGGCGAGTCGGACGTGCTGTGCTACCTCGCCGGCCACGACGGCGAAGCCCTGGGGCATACGAATGTGCGGCGGATCATCCACCAGGGCATCAAATGGTTGGCCGGGCGGAGCGGATAA
- a CDS encoding cytochrome C oxidase subunit IV family protein, protein MSDTTAHDAEHHDDHGDHGHHVVPLSLLFGVFLILMFLTVITVAVTKFDFGYELNLVVAMAIALVKAVFVGLYFMHLRWDAPLNGFILVTSLLFVTLFIAFTLIDTGQYATFQEAAAIRGSAP, encoded by the coding sequence ATGTCCGACACCACTGCCCACGACGCTGAACACCACGACGATCACGGCGACCACGGCCACCACGTCGTGCCGCTGAGCCTGCTCTTCGGCGTGTTCCTGATCCTGATGTTCCTGACCGTCATCACCGTTGCCGTGACGAAGTTCGACTTCGGCTACGAGCTCAACCTCGTCGTCGCGATGGCCATCGCCCTGGTCAAGGCCGTGTTCGTCGGGCTGTACTTCATGCACCTGCGGTGGGACGCCCCGCTCAACGGGTTCATCCTCGTGACCTCGCTGCTGTTCGTGACTCTGTTCATCGCGTTCACGCTGATCGACACCGGCCAGTACGCCACCTTCCAGGAAGCCGCCGCCATCCGCGGCTCGGCCCCGTAA
- a CDS encoding TadE/TadG family type IV pilus assembly protein yields MAVPPMMCFPPIESSVLGLAPWWSSALSSDLGVRCAVIAGVGALLLAVALRAGWMLWRTRPVAVRRSTLRQRLAGESGTATVEFVLVFVPALGISLILLQTVLMFSGNLFVHYGAFVATRSAIVEAPRGALGGGGYLADDNDPAYNRARRAAAFALAPVSGRENSGGGGDAVAFEAGLQAYFTAYGEDAPAWVDRLAAERLSYALTHTTLDLYETRVGENGEVILDKQTQPFGDNRVDFGPKDPVTVGVSHRLHLSIPYASALFADGTHQTVGGETAYSVVTATSTMSLEGYDVNLPELPEVEREQ; encoded by the coding sequence ATGGCCGTCCCGCCGATGATGTGTTTCCCACCAATCGAATCCAGCGTTTTGGGCCTGGCCCCGTGGTGGTCGTCTGCGTTGAGCAGCGACCTGGGGGTGCGGTGCGCGGTGATCGCGGGCGTGGGGGCGCTGCTGCTGGCGGTAGCGTTGCGGGCGGGGTGGATGCTTTGGCGGACCCGGCCGGTGGCGGTGAGGCGTTCGACCCTCCGACAACGCCTGGCGGGCGAGAGCGGGACGGCGACGGTGGAGTTTGTATTGGTCTTCGTGCCGGCGCTGGGGATCAGCCTGATCCTGCTGCAGACCGTGCTGATGTTCTCGGGCAACCTGTTCGTGCACTACGGGGCGTTTGTCGCGACACGCTCGGCGATCGTCGAGGCTCCACGCGGCGCACTCGGTGGGGGCGGCTACCTCGCCGACGACAACGACCCGGCCTACAACCGGGCCCGGCGTGCCGCGGCGTTCGCGCTGGCCCCCGTCTCCGGCAGGGAGAACTCGGGCGGCGGCGGGGACGCGGTCGCCTTCGAGGCCGGGCTCCAGGCCTACTTCACTGCCTACGGCGAAGACGCCCCGGCTTGGGTCGATCGCCTCGCCGCAGAACGCTTGTCCTACGCCCTGACTCACACGACACTCGACCTCTACGAAACCCGCGTGGGTGAAAACGGCGAGGTCATCCTCGACAAACAGACCCAGCCCTTCGGCGACAACCGCGTGGACTTCGGCCCCAAAGACCCGGTCACCGTCGGCGTCAGCCACCGCCTGCACCTGTCGATCCCTTACGCCTCGGCCCTGTTCGCCGACGGCACGCACCAGACCGTCGGCGGCGAGACGGCCTACTCGGTCGTCACCGCCACCAGCACGATGTCGCTCGAAGGCTACGACGTGAACCTGCCCGAGCTGCCCGAAGTGGAGCGTGAGCAATGA
- a CDS encoding pilus assembly protein TadG-related protein, giving the protein MTTRQYFHPRSTRPRLGIRREPRGAIMVVALLSLILLAAMVFYIFNVGNHVSKRVETQNAADNAAISGGRWMARSFNTVAMNNVEMSRLIALSGVLDAVPLAVAHTLEDQNAILTAIDRQNRIGYADDYWVDQVVRDIVQPNLVTQINYLEPLDELFNGGDYDIARTTFYKSSSGQRGEIWQAIEALADVNRATMDNLAVLTQQSGFRGAQIAQREGGKDAGGLLLPWVPEVPWTEGAFDDFESAVQEGQLPDGQNDPLYNRGPFDVLFGQRRPGRVSNAIYSQLPRDARHGANALGWISPPSTRQFERADIETYYTTGTYQQQLALLTSLGGPSGRNFSEAPTPPTITSDATPLSPSQWSERVSFAANQKINRAFPGTASNNQLVYDPEWITDRNAAEAIFESDPDSIVYGLYLALEFERTKTSTGFTFSEPILTRWGLARRSGSRALSPPTQGTSSLLEIEDQVWREELPQSDDPELGEGDTQFLNYLVWLGINVGEEVEIRNPYNFDAEERGGMPGPLNFTVDEFSPESSDSYDALKIFGIAHQPKAARFWPEKFDGERPDSKMVALAQAQVFNNHSWDLWTAMWHAQLTPIDDIDGWMEALEEPQALEQMPWIEETDLNAITAYLQATKPLMDLMLEDE; this is encoded by the coding sequence ATGACGACGCGCCAGTACTTCCACCCCCGATCAACTCGCCCCCGCCTCGGTATCCGCCGCGAGCCGCGCGGCGCGATCATGGTCGTGGCGTTGCTCTCGTTGATCCTGCTCGCGGCGATGGTGTTCTACATCTTCAACGTCGGCAACCACGTCTCCAAGCGGGTCGAAACGCAGAACGCCGCCGACAACGCCGCGATCTCCGGCGGGCGGTGGATGGCGCGGTCGTTCAACACCGTCGCCATGAACAACGTCGAGATGTCTCGGCTCATCGCGCTGTCCGGCGTGCTCGACGCGGTCCCCCTCGCGGTGGCCCACACGCTCGAAGACCAGAACGCGATACTCACCGCGATCGACCGGCAAAACCGCATCGGCTACGCGGACGACTACTGGGTCGATCAGGTCGTCCGCGACATCGTTCAGCCCAACCTGGTCACGCAGATCAACTACCTCGAGCCGCTCGACGAACTGTTTAACGGCGGTGACTACGACATCGCCCGCACCACGTTTTACAAATCCAGTTCCGGTCAACGCGGAGAAATCTGGCAGGCGATCGAAGCGTTGGCGGATGTGAACCGCGCGACGATGGACAACCTGGCCGTGCTCACACAGCAGAGCGGATTCCGCGGCGCCCAGATCGCGCAGCGTGAAGGCGGCAAGGATGCCGGGGGGTTGCTGCTGCCCTGGGTGCCGGAGGTGCCGTGGACCGAAGGGGCGTTCGACGACTTCGAGTCGGCGGTGCAGGAAGGACAGCTACCCGACGGTCAGAACGACCCGCTCTACAACCGCGGGCCGTTCGACGTGTTGTTCGGACAGCGTCGGCCCGGGCGTGTCAGCAACGCGATCTACAGCCAACTCCCCCGCGACGCACGGCACGGCGCCAACGCGCTTGGATGGATTTCCCCGCCCAGTACCCGGCAGTTCGAGCGGGCGGATATCGAGACCTACTATACCACCGGAACCTACCAGCAGCAGCTCGCCCTGCTGACGTCGCTGGGTGGACCATCGGGCCGGAACTTCTCCGAGGCCCCGACCCCGCCCACAATCACCTCGGACGCCACGCCCCTGTCGCCCAGCCAATGGAGCGAACGCGTCAGCTTCGCCGCCAACCAGAAGATCAACCGCGCGTTCCCCGGGACCGCCAGCAACAACCAACTCGTCTACGACCCCGAATGGATCACCGACCGCAACGCCGCCGAGGCGATCTTCGAATCGGACCCCGACTCGATCGTGTATGGCCTCTACCTCGCGCTCGAATTCGAGCGGACCAAAACCTCCACCGGCTTCACCTTCAGCGAACCCATCCTTACCCGCTGGGGCCTGGCCCGTCGTTCCGGGAGCCGTGCGCTATCCCCGCCTACGCAAGGCACGTCCTCGCTGCTGGAGATCGAGGACCAGGTCTGGCGAGAAGAGCTTCCCCAATCCGACGACCCCGAGCTCGGCGAAGGCGACACCCAGTTCCTGAACTACCTGGTCTGGTTGGGCATCAACGTCGGCGAAGAGGTCGAGATCCGCAACCCCTACAACTTCGATGCGGAAGAGCGCGGCGGCATGCCCGGCCCGTTGAACTTCACCGTCGATGAATTTAGCCCCGAATCCTCGGACTCGTACGACGCCTTGAAAATCTTCGGCATCGCCCACCAACCCAAAGCGGCACGGTTCTGGCCGGAAAAATTCGACGGCGAACGACCCGATTCGAAGATGGTGGCGCTGGCCCAGGCCCAGGTGTTCAACAACCACTCGTGGGACCTGTGGACCGCGATGTGGCACGCCCAGCTCACCCCCATCGACGATATCGATGGCTGGATGGAAGCGCTCGAAGAACCTCAAGCGCTCGAGCAGATGCCGTGGATCGAAGAAACCGATCTCAACGCCATCACCGCGTATCTCCAGGCGACCAAGCCGCTCATGGACCTCATGCTGGAGGACGAGTAG
- a CDS encoding YHS domain-containing (seleno)protein has translation MSRPLPASLMLAALALLVAPLSLAGDNPQAPQHTTALGLAGYSPVSYFHQDGPHFGSPEFAAEHAGVTYFFANAQELSTFSADPERYAPAYGGWCATGMSKGKYFDVDPTVFKLVDGQLFLYKKNAQVNALDVWNAGNEAQLTKKANEFWKSENSM, from the coding sequence ATGTCCCGACCCCTCCCTGCTTCGTTGATGCTGGCTGCCCTCGCCTTGCTGGTGGCCCCCTTGTCCCTCGCGGGTGACAACCCGCAAGCCCCGCAGCACACCACCGCCCTCGGCCTCGCGGGCTACTCGCCCGTGTCGTACTTCCACCAAGACGGCCCGCACTTCGGCTCGCCCGAATTCGCCGCCGAGCACGCGGGCGTGACCTACTTCTTCGCCAACGCGCAAGAACTCAGCACCTTCTCGGCCGACCCCGAACGCTACGCCCCCGCCTACGGCGGCTGGTGCGCGACCGGGATGTCCAAGGGCAAGTACTTCGACGTCGATCCGACCGTCTTCAAGCTCGTCGATGGCCAACTCTTCCTCTACAAGAAGAACGCCCAGGTCAATGCCCTGGACGTGTGGAACGCCGGCAACGAAGCCCAGCTGACCAAGAAAGCCAACGAGTTCTGGAAGAGCGAAAACAGCATGTAA
- the ygfZ gene encoding CAF17-like 4Fe-4S cluster assembly/insertion protein YgfZ yields MSDTPSPTMNDLYTRLGAEMMPWGPPLPDGSVIEVAESFAGVDDNGQSIAAGGGFEAEYAAIRQRVGVLHLPQRAILQLTGADVKDYLHRLCTQEINKLEGGQTTRAFQLDEKGQIAADLVVHHGDESTWLEIDVFDLPWVSDLLEARLFAEDVTIEDWTAQRTVLWLLGPSAVRLLAAVAADDHEENVTRMGAAPGTHHVIDLPMNGGAVARCTAYRWDLGGVLGVRVAVPSEHALEAYGALLVKAGYEIGVEVDESFAQRRRDSMRGRPVGWSAFNTVRIEEGVPRYHIDFGRNSLPAEVPGDWGIDGAVSFTKGCYLGQEVVARMKSLGHPKKMLVGLKVTDRDPEAALELPGIAGAQVLEPGEKEKIIGGVTSSTASPLRGQAGIGMAVVRWGRHQPGTKVMVPSGGRLIEAEVVELGTLTS; encoded by the coding sequence ATGTCCGACACGCCCTCGCCCACTATGAACGACCTGTACACCCGCCTCGGCGCGGAGATGATGCCCTGGGGGCCGCCGCTGCCGGACGGGAGCGTGATCGAGGTGGCGGAGTCTTTTGCGGGGGTGGATGACAACGGGCAATCGATTGCGGCGGGCGGCGGGTTCGAGGCGGAATACGCGGCGATCCGCCAGCGGGTCGGTGTGCTGCACCTGCCCCAGCGGGCGATCCTTCAGCTCACCGGCGCGGACGTAAAAGACTATCTGCACCGGCTGTGCACCCAGGAGATCAACAAGCTCGAGGGCGGACAGACCACGCGGGCATTTCAACTCGACGAGAAGGGCCAGATCGCGGCGGACCTCGTCGTGCATCACGGCGACGAATCCACCTGGCTGGAGATTGACGTCTTCGACCTGCCCTGGGTGAGTGACCTGCTTGAGGCCCGGCTGTTTGCCGAGGACGTGACCATCGAAGACTGGACCGCCCAGCGCACCGTGCTCTGGCTGCTCGGGCCGTCGGCCGTCCGTCTGCTGGCGGCGGTCGCGGCGGACGACCACGAAGAAAACGTCACCCGCATGGGCGCAGCCCCCGGCACGCACCACGTGATCGACTTGCCGATGAACGGCGGGGCGGTTGCGCGATGCACGGCGTATCGCTGGGACCTGGGCGGGGTGCTGGGTGTGCGCGTCGCGGTGCCGAGCGAACACGCGCTCGAAGCCTACGGGGCGCTGCTGGTGAAGGCGGGCTACGAGATCGGCGTGGAGGTGGACGAATCGTTCGCGCAGCGTCGGCGGGACTCGATGCGGGGCCGGCCGGTGGGTTGGTCGGCGTTCAACACGGTGCGGATCGAAGAGGGTGTGCCGCGGTACCACATCGATTTCGGGCGCAACTCGCTGCCCGCCGAGGTGCCCGGCGACTGGGGCATCGACGGGGCGGTGAGCTTCACCAAGGGCTGCTACCTCGGGCAGGAAGTCGTCGCGCGGATGAAAAGTCTGGGCCACCCCAAGAAGATGCTCGTGGGGCTGAAGGTGACCGACCGCGATCCCGAAGCGGCGCTCGAGCTGCCGGGCATCGCGGGGGCCCAGGTGCTCGAGCCCGGCGAGAAGGAAAAGATCATCGGTGGCGTCACCAGTTCGACCGCCTCGCCTTTGCGGGGTCAGGCGGGCATCGGCATGGCGGTGGTGCGCTGGGGTCGTCACCAGCCGGGCACGAAGGTCATGGTCCCGTCGGGGGGGCGGTTGATCGAGGCCGAGGTGGTTGAACTCGGAACGCTGACTTCCTGA
- the coxB gene encoding cytochrome c oxidase subunit II, protein MTLAFIADFFRWINGPWMPDDAGGFSDNVDALNGFVMFVSYFFTVLIGGLMIFFAIKFRQKDKNEVAKGITHSTPLEIAWTLPPMLIVLVIFAVGFRGYMDMSTPPRAGNAYEIRAVANKWDWNFHYPNGAVTKKLFVPSDRPTKLTLESVDVLHSLFVPAMRAKKDVVPGRFNVMWFEPDPSVVSSDDPEKYEAAYPLHCTEYCGQGHSQMNTELVVVDGSQWEAKLEEINIWNPDRLPPAELGAIVYANNCASCHSVDGAANTGPTWKDLYGKQNYAMAVGETVAVVDDNYILNSIRQPNLQKAVGFEGANMSAYGEGVIKSGDVRALIEYMKTLSVHHPNGADLDAFPDDYEGDTAIDATGATSE, encoded by the coding sequence ATGACACTCGCTTTCATCGCTGACTTCTTCCGCTGGATCAACGGCCCGTGGATGCCCGACGACGCCGGGGGCTTCTCCGACAACGTCGACGCGCTCAACGGCTTCGTGATGTTCGTCTCGTACTTCTTCACGGTGCTGATCGGCGGGCTGATGATCTTCTTCGCGATCAAGTTCCGTCAGAAGGATAAAAACGAGGTCGCCAAGGGCATCACCCACTCCACGCCGCTGGAGATCGCCTGGACCCTGCCGCCGATGCTGATCGTGCTGGTGATTTTCGCCGTGGGTTTCCGCGGCTACATGGACATGTCCACGCCGCCGCGGGCGGGCAACGCGTATGAAATCCGTGCGGTGGCCAACAAGTGGGACTGGAACTTCCACTACCCCAACGGCGCGGTCACCAAGAAGCTGTTCGTGCCCTCGGACCGCCCGACCAAGCTGACGCTCGAGTCGGTGGACGTGCTGCACAGCCTGTTCGTCCCGGCGATGCGGGCGAAGAAGGACGTCGTGCCCGGCCGGTTCAACGTGATGTGGTTCGAGCCCGATCCATCGGTCGTCAGCTCGGACGACCCCGAAAAATACGAAGCGGCGTATCCCCTGCACTGCACCGAGTACTGCGGCCAGGGCCACTCACAGATGAACACCGAGCTCGTCGTCGTGGACGGCAGCCAATGGGAAGCTAAGCTCGAAGAGATCAACATCTGGAACCCCGATCGCCTGCCCCCGGCCGAGCTGGGCGCCATCGTCTACGCCAACAACTGTGCCTCCTGCCACTCCGTGGACGGCGCCGCCAACACCGGCCCGACCTGGAAGGACCTCTACGGCAAGCAGAACTACGCCATGGCCGTCGGTGAAACCGTCGCGGTGGTCGACGACAACTACATCCTGAACTCCATCCGCCAGCCCAACCTGCAGAAGGCGGTGGGCTTCGAAGGCGCCAACATGAGCGCCTACGGCGAAGGCGTCATCAAGTCTGGTGATGTACGTGCTCTGATCGAGTACATGAAGACCCTCTCGGTCCACCACCCCAACGGTGCGGACCTCGATGCCTTCCCGGATGACTACGAAGGCGATACCGCGATCGACGCCACCGGAGCGACGAGCGAGTAA
- a CDS encoding cytochrome c oxidase subunit 3, with amino-acid sequence MNETAPPAPASPPPPTIFSGHGQRTPRGTGELGMYLFLAALVMLFVSSMIGYVLVRFTKARTIYEPGSTTEIAYHPTAPPFGTMDFPILGLLLSTVVILASSVTMHLAIKNVRLERQGKFRASLIATLVLSILFCVVQTPCMWSLLSAHDAENISNTMYGIVFFLVLVHALHVVGGIIPLAVTTYRAGQGRYDHEHYTPVKLVGMYWHFLDGVWLFMFAVLLIAR; translated from the coding sequence GTGAACGAAACCGCCCCCCCTGCCCCCGCCAGCCCGCCTCCGCCCACGATCTTTTCCGGCCACGGGCAACGCACGCCCCGCGGCACCGGCGAACTGGGCATGTACCTGTTCCTCGCGGCGCTGGTGATGCTGTTCGTCTCGTCGATGATCGGCTACGTCCTGGTCCGGTTCACCAAGGCACGTACGATCTACGAGCCCGGCTCCACCACCGAGATCGCGTACCATCCCACCGCGCCGCCTTTCGGCACGATGGACTTTCCCATTCTGGGCCTGCTTCTTTCGACCGTCGTGATCCTCGCCTCGAGCGTCACGATGCACCTGGCGATCAAGAACGTCCGGCTGGAGCGTCAAGGCAAGTTCCGCGCTTCGCTGATCGCGACGCTGGTGCTCTCGATCCTGTTCTGCGTGGTCCAAACCCCCTGCATGTGGAGCCTGCTGTCCGCCCACGACGCGGAGAACATCAGCAACACGATGTACGGCATTGTGTTCTTCCTGGTCCTCGTCCACGCCCTGCACGTCGTCGGCGGCATCATCCCCCTAGCCGTGACCACCTACCGCGCCGGGCAAGGCCGATACGACCACGAGCACTACACCCCGGTGAAACTCGTCGGGATGTACTGGCACTTCCTCGACGGCGTCTGGCTGTTCATGTTTGCGGTGCTGCTCATCGCGCGGTGA
- a CDS encoding cytochrome c oxidase subunit 3 — protein MSDHAHDHDHPPHLAHHFETSEQQMESGKLGMWVFLATEILMFGGLFCAYSVYRANHPEVFLFAHQYLDTMWGAINTAVLLASSFTMAWGVRAAQLGQKSILIIMLSLTLLGGFGFMVIKTIEYSGKYSHDIWVGGLNGFYQKDGLLLNPEGNYEALHYLDEKKAKKYGKDAHGDDHGDHAHGDSHAAHHGEDTHAEATPVVEVSGIGRPAAAEAGLIPSLTEYKAAIPTGGEAFVTGVGAEQIAYHGSHYPEFDELAPMDHNSTHIFFQIYFMMTGLHGIHVLIGMGLITWILVKSIAGAFSPAYYTPVDLVGLYWHLVDLIWIFLFPLLYLIH, from the coding sequence ATGAGCGATCACGCCCACGACCACGACCACCCGCCACACCTGGCGCACCACTTCGAGACCTCCGAGCAGCAGATGGAATCGGGCAAGCTCGGCATGTGGGTCTTCCTCGCCACCGAGATCCTGATGTTCGGCGGCCTGTTCTGCGCCTACTCGGTCTACCGGGCCAACCACCCCGAGGTCTTCCTCTTCGCCCACCAGTACCTCGACACCATGTGGGGCGCGATCAACACCGCCGTCCTGCTCGCCTCGTCGTTCACCATGGCCTGGGGCGTCCGGGCGGCGCAGCTCGGGCAGAAGAGCATCCTCATCATCATGCTCAGCCTCACCCTGCTCGGCGGGTTCGGCTTCATGGTCATTAAGACCATCGAATACTCGGGCAAATACTCCCACGACATCTGGGTCGGCGGCCTCAACGGCTTCTACCAAAAGGACGGCCTGCTGCTGAACCCCGAGGGCAACTACGAAGCCCTGCACTACCTCGACGAAAAGAAGGCCAAGAAGTACGGCAAAGACGCTCACGGCGATGACCACGGCGACCACGCACACGGCGACAGCCACGCGGCCCACCACGGCGAAGACACCCACGCCGAGGCCACGCCCGTCGTCGAAGTCTCCGGCATCGGCCGTCCCGCCGCCGCCGAGGCCGGCCTGATCCCCAGCCTTACCGAGTACAAGGCCGCCATCCCCACCGGCGGCGAAGCCTTCGTCACCGGCGTCGGGGCCGAGCAGATCGCCTACCACGGCAGCCACTACCCCGAGTTCGACGAACTCGCGCCGATGGACCACAACTCGACCCACATCTTCTTCCAGATCTACTTCATGATGACCGGCCTGCACGGCATCCACGTGCTCATCGGCATGGGCCTGATCACCTGGATCCTCGTCAAGTCCATCGCCGGAGCCTTCAGCCCGGCCTACTACACCCCCGTCGACCTCGTCGGGCTGTACTGGCACTTGGTCGACCTCATCTGGATCTTCCTCTTCCCCCTGCTGTACCTGATCCACTGA
- a CDS encoding cytochrome c oxidase subunit I, which yields MSVIPNPAPGDVAAEKTPTEPPHGDNYITHGKGFLSWALTIDHKRIGIMYMVGVLAAFFIGGIMAIALRTELIAPGATLMFWANDDAALNSNWRLYNQLFTVHGAVMVFMFIIPAIPAILGNMVLPIMLGAKDVAFPKLNLLSLYCWIGGSIFFTWILFGGVIGTLFGIQDMPWYFPKGLDTGWTFYTPYSTETNTGVLLGTIGVFILGFSSILTGVNFIATIHMLRPKGMGWGKLPLFLWALYATAIIQILATPVLAITVLLLMAEKVLGIGIFDPALGGDPVLYQHFFWFYSHPAVYIMILPGLGVISEIISIHSRKHIFGYKFIAASSLAIALFGFIVWGHHMFTSGQSALLNSVFSLLTMSVAIPSAVKVFNYLATLYNGRIRLDSPMLYALGFIWLFTIGGLTGLPLAALSTDIHYHDTYFVVAHFHYVMVGSTLFAFLAGMNHWWPKMFGKMLDEKWARIGAIMTFVGFNATFFIQFIAGSQGMPRRYADYDQQYFWYHLFSTLGSYVLTIGLFIVLFNWIHSLRKGKPAPANPWGANSLEWHTPSPPPHANFEDGVEPEGVDPYDYHGWDYDESIDGYVKKEGYVPKEHH from the coding sequence ATGTCTGTCATCCCGAACCCCGCACCCGGCGACGTCGCCGCTGAAAAGACTCCCACCGAGCCGCCCCACGGCGATAACTACATCACCCACGGCAAGGGCTTCCTTTCGTGGGCGCTGACCATCGACCACAAACGCATCGGCATCATGTACATGGTCGGTGTGCTCGCGGCGTTCTTCATCGGCGGGATCATGGCCATCGCGCTGCGGACCGAGCTCATCGCCCCCGGCGCCACGCTCATGTTCTGGGCCAACGACGACGCGGCGCTCAACTCCAACTGGCGGCTCTACAACCAGCTGTTCACCGTCCACGGCGCGGTGATGGTGTTCATGTTCATCATCCCCGCGATCCCGGCGATCCTGGGCAACATGGTCCTGCCCATCATGCTCGGGGCCAAGGACGTGGCCTTCCCCAAACTCAACCTGCTGAGCCTCTACTGCTGGATCGGCGGATCGATCTTCTTCACCTGGATCCTCTTCGGCGGCGTCATCGGCACGCTCTTCGGCATCCAGGACATGCCCTGGTACTTCCCCAAGGGCCTGGACACCGGCTGGACGTTCTACACCCCCTACTCCACCGAGACCAACACCGGCGTGCTCCTGGGCACCATCGGCGTGTTCATCCTCGGCTTCTCGTCGATCCTCACCGGCGTGAACTTCATCGCCACCATCCACATGCTCCGCCCCAAGGGCATGGGCTGGGGCAAGCTCCCGCTGTTCCTCTGGGCCCTCTACGCCACCGCGATCATCCAGATCCTGGCCACCCCCGTCCTGGCGATCACCGTCCTGCTGCTCATGGCGGAAAAGGTCCTGGGTATCGGCATCTTCGACCCGGCCCTCGGCGGCGACCCGGTGCTGTACCAGCACTTCTTCTGGTTCTACAGCCACCCGGCGGTGTACATCATGATCCTCCCGGGTCTGGGCGTGATCTCCGAGATCATCTCGATCCACAGCCGGAAGCACATCTTCGGCTACAAGTTCATCGCCGCCTCGTCGCTGGCGATCGCCCTGTTTGGCTTCATCGTCTGGGGCCACCACATGTTCACCTCGGGTCAGTCGGCCCTCTTGAACTCGGTGTTCTCGCTGCTGACCATGTCCGTGGCGATCCCCTCGGCGGTCAAGGTATTCAACTACCTGGCCACGCTGTACAACGGCCGGATCCGCCTGGACTCGCCCATGCTCTACGCCCTGGGCTTCATCTGGCTGTTCACCATCGGCGGCCTGACCGGCCTGCCCCTGGCGGCCCTGTCCACAGACATCCACTACCACGACACCTACTTCGTCGTCGCCCACTTCCACTACGTGATGGTCGGCTCGACGCTGTTCGCCTTCCTCGCGGGCATGAACCACTGGTGGCCGAAGATGTTCGGCAAGATGCTCGACGAGAAGTGGGCCCGCATCGGCGCGATCATGACCTTCGTCGGCTTCAACGCCACGTTCTTCATCCAGTTCATCGCCGGCTCGCAGGGCATGCCCCGCCGTTACGCCGACTACGACCAGCAGTACTTCTGGTACCACCTGTTCTCGACGCTCGGCTCGTACGTGCTGACGATCGGGCTGTTCATCGTCCTGTTCAACTGGATCCACTCGCTGCGTAAAGGCAAGCCCGCCCCGGCCAACCCCTGGGGCGCGAACAGCCTCGAGTGGCACACCCCCTCGCCGCCGCCGCACGCCAACTTCGAAGACGGCGTCGAGCCCGAGGGCGTGGACCCCTACGACTACCACGGCTGGGACTACGACGAATCCATTGACGGCTACGTCAAGAAGGAAGGCTACGTCCCCAAGGAACACCACTAA